Proteins from a single region of Streptomyces sp. HUAS 15-9:
- a CDS encoding BACON domain-containing protein, which translates to MTSSSPETSTRTTGAHRAHREARDRTAARTPAHRQPARYEPYLDGLFTYCLSVLCDHDTATAALGDVLALAERRGQRVPDEADRRAWLYALARWACLRKLAEAKQKRQGTHAAGRAGTERQGPQSADPPASGEAQEERRRELALLAWPEAAGTTPEQREALELAVRHHLAAHEVAAVLGMDRTVARELLASAACEVERTRAALAVVETGGCPGVALLTGDNQLVLSTAVRRELVRHVDDCPRCRRAAERAVPGRWPGASVTPAELPVLEAPRRALYGALAHHPRARGVALPRFDRRGFPMDPKDRAARRDRLRSRAVTTTVVATVVAAPVLALWAAYRGSPAGDDPERNTATASEAHGPDSLGGHPADDYENAGNAAPRPGAHVGRNGKSDVSVQVISVSGAGKKGAGQLAVSAGNSGDTTLITLTASGTSPVRWSAATPARWLYLSQFSGTLRPGESLTIKVYVDHLREPSGHWSAQVAVSPAGAVVSIDGYGTASTGPTNPGNPSPTSIPDPTPTTSAPTGPPPSDPPSPDPTPTPTDPSPTPSGGPTPPPADSGDPTPSGGQNP; encoded by the coding sequence ATGACGAGCAGCAGCCCGGAGACCTCGACCCGCACCACCGGCGCGCACCGGGCACACCGGGAGGCGCGCGACCGTACCGCGGCGCGCACGCCGGCGCATCGGCAGCCGGCGCGCTACGAGCCGTATCTGGACGGTCTGTTCACCTACTGCCTGTCGGTCCTGTGCGACCACGACACGGCGACCGCCGCGCTCGGCGACGTCCTCGCGCTGGCCGAGCGGCGCGGGCAGCGCGTCCCGGACGAGGCGGACCGCCGGGCCTGGCTGTACGCGCTGGCCCGCTGGGCGTGCCTGCGCAAGCTGGCCGAGGCCAAGCAGAAACGTCAGGGCACGCACGCGGCGGGCCGTGCGGGAACCGAGCGGCAAGGCCCGCAGTCCGCCGACCCGCCCGCGTCCGGGGAGGCCCAGGAGGAGCGGCGGCGCGAACTCGCGCTGCTCGCCTGGCCGGAGGCCGCCGGAACCACCCCGGAGCAGCGCGAGGCCCTCGAACTCGCCGTCCGGCACCACCTCGCCGCCCACGAGGTCGCCGCCGTCCTCGGCATGGACCGGACCGTCGCCCGCGAGCTGCTGGCCTCCGCCGCCTGCGAGGTGGAGCGCACCCGCGCGGCCCTCGCCGTCGTCGAGACCGGCGGCTGCCCCGGCGTGGCCCTCCTCACCGGCGACAACCAGCTCGTCCTCAGCACGGCCGTACGCCGTGAGCTGGTCCGGCACGTCGACGACTGCCCGCGCTGCCGCCGGGCCGCAGAACGCGCGGTCCCGGGCCGCTGGCCCGGCGCCAGCGTCACGCCCGCCGAGCTGCCCGTCCTGGAGGCGCCCCGCCGCGCCCTGTACGGCGCGCTGGCCCACCACCCGCGCGCGCGGGGCGTGGCGCTGCCGCGTTTCGACCGGCGCGGCTTCCCGATGGACCCGAAGGACCGTGCCGCGCGCCGCGACCGGCTACGCTCGCGTGCCGTCACGACGACCGTCGTCGCCACCGTCGTCGCGGCCCCCGTGCTCGCCCTGTGGGCCGCCTACCGCGGCTCCCCCGCCGGGGACGACCCGGAGCGCAACACGGCCACCGCCAGCGAGGCACACGGCCCCGACAGCCTGGGCGGCCACCCGGCCGACGACTACGAGAACGCGGGCAACGCCGCCCCCAGACCCGGCGCCCACGTGGGCAGGAACGGTAAGTCCGATGTCTCCGTACAGGTGATCAGCGTCTCCGGGGCCGGGAAGAAGGGGGCCGGGCAGCTCGCGGTGTCGGCAGGCAACAGCGGCGACACCACCCTGATCACACTCACCGCCTCCGGCACCTCGCCGGTCCGCTGGTCCGCCGCCACCCCGGCCCGCTGGCTCTACCTCAGCCAGTTCTCGGGAACCCTCCGGCCCGGCGAATCGTTGACGATCAAGGTGTACGTCGACCATCTGCGCGAGCCGTCCGGCCACTGGAGCGCCCAGGTGGCGGTGTCACCCGCGGGCGCCGTCGTCTCGATCGACGGCTACGGCACCGCGTCCACCGGCCCCACGAACCCGGGAAACCCGAGCCCGACCTCCATCCCGGACCCGACGCCCACCACCTCGGCCCCCACCGGCCCCCCGCCCAGCGATCCGCCGTCACCCGACCCGACCCCGACACCCACCGACCCGTCCCCGACCCCCTCCGGTGGCCCGACCCCACCACCGGCCGACAGCGGCGACCCGACCCCCTCGGGCGGCCAGAACCCGTGA
- a CDS encoding Ppx/GppA phosphatase family protein, with protein MRLGVLDVGSNTVHLLVVDAHPGARPLPAHSHKAELRLAQLLDGDGAIGPDGVDKLIGVVHEALQAAEDKGVEELLPFATSAVREASNADEVLERVQAETGVELQVLTGAEEARLTFLAARRWFGWSAGKLLVLDIGGGSLEIAYGIDEEPDAAVSLPLGAGRLTASWLPEDPPGTEAIRTLRRHVRAEIARTVGEFSRFGAPDHVVATSKTFKQLARIAGAARTADGLYIQRELKRESLEAWVPRLAGMTTAQRKELPGVSEGRSGQLLAGALVAEGTMDLFGVENLEICPWALREGVILRRLDHMGPA; from the coding sequence ATGAGACTCGGTGTCCTCGACGTGGGATCTAATACGGTGCATCTGCTGGTGGTGGATGCGCATCCAGGCGCGCGCCCGCTGCCCGCGCACTCGCACAAGGCGGAGTTGCGGCTCGCTCAACTCCTCGACGGGGACGGGGCCATCGGCCCCGACGGAGTCGACAAACTGATCGGCGTCGTCCACGAGGCACTCCAGGCGGCCGAGGACAAGGGCGTCGAGGAACTGCTGCCGTTCGCCACCTCCGCCGTGCGCGAGGCCAGCAACGCCGACGAGGTCCTCGAGCGCGTGCAGGCCGAAACGGGCGTCGAGCTGCAGGTCCTCACCGGCGCCGAGGAGGCCCGGCTCACCTTCCTCGCCGCCCGCCGCTGGTTCGGATGGTCGGCCGGAAAACTGCTCGTCCTCGACATCGGCGGCGGCTCCCTGGAGATCGCGTACGGCATCGACGAGGAGCCGGACGCCGCGGTCTCGCTGCCGCTCGGCGCCGGGCGCCTGACCGCGTCCTGGCTGCCCGAGGACCCGCCCGGCACCGAGGCGATAAGGACACTGCGCCGTCATGTACGGGCCGAGATCGCCCGCACGGTGGGGGAGTTCAGCCGCTTCGGCGCCCCCGACCACGTGGTCGCGACCTCCAAGACCTTCAAGCAGCTGGCCCGTATCGCCGGCGCCGCCCGCACCGCCGACGGCCTCTACATCCAGCGCGAGCTCAAGCGGGAGTCACTGGAGGCCTGGGTGCCGCGCCTGGCCGGCATGACCACCGCCCAGCGCAAGGAACTGCCCGGCGTCTCCGAGGGCCGCTCCGGCCAGCTGCTGGCGGGGGCGCTGGTGGCCGAGGGGACGATGGATCTGTTCGGGGTGGAGAACCTGGAGATCTGCCCCTGGGCGCTGCGGGAGGGCGTGATCCTGCGACGGCTCGACCACATGGGTCCGGCCTGA
- a CDS encoding sugar phosphate isomerase/epimerase family protein codes for MAEPRDVVRIPDAKVALSTASVYPESTATAFEIAARLGYDGVEVMVWTDPVSQDIEALRRLSDYHRIPILAVHAPCLLITQRVWSTDPWVKLQRARAAAEKLDASTVVVHPPFRWQRQYARDFVTGIWRMANETDVRFAVENMYPWRYRDREMLAYAPDWDVTNDDYRHFTIDLSHTATARTDALRMIDRMGDRLGHVHLADGNGSAKDEHLVPGRGSQPCAALLERLALTGFDGHVVIEVNTRRAMSSAEREADLAEALAYTRLHLASAVKVPRQ; via the coding sequence GTGGCAGAACCGAGGGACGTTGTCCGCATCCCGGATGCGAAGGTCGCCCTGTCGACGGCCTCCGTCTATCCGGAGTCGACGGCGACGGCCTTCGAGATCGCCGCGCGCCTCGGGTACGACGGGGTCGAGGTCATGGTGTGGACCGACCCGGTCAGCCAGGACATCGAGGCGCTGCGCCGGCTCAGCGACTACCACCGCATCCCGATCCTGGCCGTCCACGCCCCCTGCCTGCTGATCACCCAGCGCGTCTGGTCCACGGACCCCTGGGTCAAGCTCCAGCGCGCCCGGGCGGCCGCCGAGAAGCTCGACGCCAGTACGGTCGTCGTCCACCCGCCGTTCCGCTGGCAGCGGCAGTACGCCCGGGACTTTGTCACCGGGATCTGGCGGATGGCGAACGAGACGGACGTACGGTTCGCCGTCGAGAACATGTACCCGTGGCGCTACCGCGACCGCGAGATGCTGGCGTACGCCCCCGACTGGGACGTGACCAACGACGACTACCGCCACTTCACGATCGACCTCAGCCACACGGCGACGGCCCGCACGGACGCCCTGCGGATGATCGACCGCATGGGCGACCGCCTGGGCCATGTCCACCTCGCCGACGGCAACGGATCGGCGAAGGACGAGCACCTGGTGCCCGGACGCGGCAGCCAGCCCTGCGCCGCGCTGCTGGAGCGGCTCGCGCTCACCGGCTTCGACGGCCATGTCGTCATCGAGGTCAACACCCGGCGCGCCATGTCCAGCGCCGAACGCGAGGCCGACCTGGCCGAGGCGCTGGCGTACACACGCCTGCACCTGGCCTCCGCGGTGAAGGTGCCCCGACAGTGA
- a CDS encoding TetR/AcrR family transcriptional regulator, with product MTGLTPRRTQANSRRRGRPPRTESADTRDRILTAAREEFSERGYEKTSVRGIAKAAGVDSALVHHYFGTKEQMFEAAIEVAFAPALNAPNAVADGPLDEVGERLTRFIFGVWENPTTRVPLLAIVRSAVSNETAAAVFRHLVASQLLRRIASQLDLPDAELRAELAAAQLVGCAMLRYVVKVEPLASADLEQIVARVAPVVQGHLTAP from the coding sequence GTGACCGGCCTCACCCCGCGCCGCACCCAGGCGAACTCCCGGCGCCGCGGCCGTCCCCCGCGCACCGAGTCCGCCGACACCCGCGACCGCATCCTGACCGCGGCCCGCGAGGAGTTCTCCGAGCGCGGCTACGAGAAGACCTCGGTACGCGGCATCGCCAAGGCCGCGGGAGTCGACTCCGCGCTGGTCCACCACTACTTCGGCACCAAGGAGCAGATGTTCGAGGCGGCCATCGAGGTCGCCTTCGCGCCCGCGCTCAACGCGCCGAACGCGGTCGCCGACGGGCCCCTCGACGAGGTCGGCGAGCGGCTCACCCGCTTCATCTTCGGCGTCTGGGAGAACCCCACCACCCGCGTGCCGCTGCTGGCGATCGTCCGCTCCGCGGTCAGCAACGAGACCGCGGCCGCCGTCTTCCGCCACCTCGTCGCCTCCCAGCTGCTGCGCCGCATCGCCTCCCAGCTGGACCTGCCCGACGCCGAGCTGCGCGCCGAGCTGGCGGCGGCCCAGCTGGTGGGGTGCGCGATGCTGCGGTACGTGGTCAAGGTGGAGCCGCTGGCCTCGGCGGACCTGGAGCAGATCGTGGCGCGGGTGGCACCCGTGGTCCAGGGGCATCTCACGGCTCCTTGA
- the ilvD gene encoding dihydroxy-acid dehydratase — protein MPELRSRTVTHGRNMAGARALMRASGVPGADIGRKPVIAVANSFTEFVPGHTHLQPVGRIVSQAITEAGGIPREFNTIAVDDGIAMGHGGMLYSLPSRDLIADSVEYMVEAHCADALVCISNCDKITPGMLLAALRLNIPTVFVSGGPMEAGRATLVDGTVRTLDLVDAISDAVNDKISDEDILRIEENACPTCGSCSGMFTANSMNCLTEAIGLSLPGNGSVLATHTARKQLYVDAARTVMDITRRYYEQDDETVLPLNVATFAAFENAMALDIAMGGSTNTILHLLAAAQEAGVPFGLEQIDAVSRRVPCLAKVAPNVAKSRTYYMEDVHRAGGIPALLGELHRAGQLNEEVHAVHSPSLTDWLKTWDVRGGSPSPEAVELWHAAPGCVRSAEAFSQSERWEALDDDAEGGCIRSAEHAYSKDGGLAVLKGNLAVDGCVVKTAGVDESIWTFEGPAVVCESQEEAVEKILNKQVTDGDVVVIRYEGPKGGPGMQEMLYPTSFLKGRGLGKTCALITDGRFSGGTSGLSIGHASPEAASGGTIALVEDGDRIRIDIPGRTIELLVDEAELARREQALGGAYAPKNRDRKVSAALRAYAAMATSADKGAVRDVTKLG, from the coding sequence ATGCCCGAGCTGAGGTCCCGCACAGTCACCCACGGCCGCAACATGGCGGGCGCCCGCGCCCTTATGCGCGCCTCCGGTGTACCCGGTGCGGACATCGGCCGGAAGCCGGTCATCGCGGTCGCCAACAGCTTCACGGAGTTCGTGCCCGGCCACACCCACCTCCAGCCGGTCGGCCGCATCGTCAGCCAGGCGATCACCGAGGCGGGCGGCATCCCGCGCGAATTCAACACGATCGCCGTCGACGACGGCATCGCGATGGGCCACGGCGGCATGCTGTACTCCCTGCCCTCCCGCGACCTGATCGCGGACTCTGTCGAGTACATGGTCGAGGCGCACTGCGCCGACGCCCTGGTCTGCATCTCCAACTGCGACAAGATCACCCCGGGCATGCTGCTGGCGGCCCTGCGCCTGAACATCCCGACGGTCTTCGTCTCCGGCGGACCCATGGAGGCCGGCCGCGCCACGCTCGTCGACGGCACGGTCCGCACCCTCGATCTGGTCGACGCGATCTCCGACGCCGTCAACGACAAGATCTCGGACGAGGACATCCTCCGTATCGAGGAGAACGCCTGCCCGACCTGCGGCAGCTGTTCCGGCATGTTCACCGCGAACTCGATGAACTGCCTCACCGAGGCGATCGGCCTGTCCCTGCCCGGCAACGGCTCGGTCCTCGCCACCCACACGGCCCGCAAGCAGCTGTACGTCGACGCGGCCCGCACGGTCATGGACATCACCCGCCGCTACTACGAGCAGGACGACGAGACCGTCCTCCCGCTCAACGTCGCCACCTTCGCGGCCTTCGAGAACGCCATGGCCCTCGACATCGCGATGGGCGGCTCCACGAACACGATCCTGCACCTGCTGGCGGCGGCCCAGGAGGCGGGCGTGCCCTTCGGCCTGGAGCAGATCGACGCGGTCTCGCGCCGGGTGCCCTGCCTGGCGAAGGTCGCCCCGAACGTCGCCAAGAGCCGCACGTACTACATGGAGGACGTGCACCGGGCCGGCGGCATCCCCGCGCTGCTCGGCGAGCTGCACCGCGCGGGCCAGCTCAACGAGGAGGTGCACGCGGTCCACAGCCCGTCCCTGACGGACTGGCTGAAGACATGGGACGTGCGCGGCGGCTCCCCGTCCCCCGAGGCCGTGGAACTGTGGCACGCGGCCCCCGGCTGCGTCCGCTCCGCCGAGGCCTTCTCCCAGTCCGAGCGCTGGGAGGCGCTGGACGACGACGCCGAGGGCGGCTGCATCCGCTCGGCCGAGCACGCGTACTCCAAGGACGGCGGCCTGGCCGTCCTCAAGGGCAACCTGGCCGTAGACGGCTGCGTGGTGAAGACGGCCGGCGTCGACGAGTCGATCTGGACCTTCGAGGGTCCCGCGGTGGTCTGCGAGTCGCAGGAGGAGGCCGTCGAGAAGATCCTCAACAAGCAGGTCACCGACGGCGACGTCGTGGTCATCCGCTACGAGGGCCCGAAGGGCGGCCCGGGTATGCAGGAGATGCTCTACCCGACGTCCTTCCTCAAGGGCCGCGGCCTGGGCAAGACCTGCGCACTGATCACCGACGGCCGCTTCTCCGGCGGCACCTCCGGCCTCTCCATCGGCCACGCGTCCCCCGAGGCGGCCTCGGGCGGCACGATCGCCCTGGTCGAGGACGGCGACCGCATCCGCATCGACATCCCCGGCCGCACGATCGAGCTCCTGGTCGACGAGGCCGAGCTGGCCCGCCGCGAGCAGGCGCTGGGCGGGGCGTACGCACCGAAGAACCGCGACCGCAAGGTCTCGGCCGCACTGCGCGCCTACGCGGCGATGGCGACCAGCGCGGACAAGGGCGCCGTCCGTGACGTGACCAAGCTGGGCTGA
- a CDS encoding serine/threonine-protein kinase, with protein MAPQRNTGAGAEAELPEYAGHYRLESCLGSGGMGVVHLARSTSGLKLAVKVVHAQFAKDREFRGRFRQEVAAARKVSGAFTAPVVDADPEAERPWMATLFIPGPTLSDHVKRNGPMPAAQLRRLMAGLAEALRDIHRVGVVHRDLKPSNVLLAEDGPKVIDFGISRPKDSELRTETGKLIGTPPFMAPEQFRRPREVGPAADIFALGSVLVHAATGRGPFDSDSPYIVAYQVVHDEPDLIGVPESLAPLVMRCLAKEPEDRPTPDELMRELRSVAASYDTQAFIPTQRTTDGPAPEPSAGSAGHAEESGETAAAEEAKKAAEAERPSRRRAGRKAALGIGALGLAVAAVLASVHALGGSDPTPRSTSPRTGAAAFSEWHTKPAPEAAGMPHCAYGAKKLLCAQPGVIFALSPIDGKLLWRHSVATRTTSDPPVLAAGLIQPYTDGGSRLAALDPATGKEVWKRRLPASTTVRYVGGTALLTAADGTVTGLDAASGGTRWSGRIAGQSRPVFVSFPGDPLAYATSTSDDGSGTRVTAVDPLTGAVRWDARLKGTLTPFGAEDGSLFFLSVDRVYGETTAVVRYSPGSGAARHVALPVAAPGAHATVRGDVVYLLATGGSLEAVNMAAGKSLWHLETSVTRGSAPVTDGAHVFFTAGDGRLLAVDARKGRLVGQTPARLGANSGQVVAALPAPVIKNGRVCATAPDGTVFALDARDPSAW; from the coding sequence ATGGCGCCACAGCGCAACACCGGAGCGGGCGCGGAAGCGGAACTTCCCGAGTACGCCGGTCACTACCGTCTCGAGTCATGCCTGGGCTCGGGCGGCATGGGTGTGGTGCACCTGGCCCGGAGCACCTCCGGGCTGAAGCTCGCGGTGAAGGTCGTACACGCCCAGTTCGCCAAAGATCGCGAGTTCAGGGGCCGTTTCCGGCAGGAGGTGGCCGCGGCCCGCAAGGTCAGCGGTGCCTTCACCGCGCCCGTGGTGGACGCCGACCCGGAGGCCGAACGGCCCTGGATGGCCACGCTGTTCATCCCCGGCCCCACCCTGTCCGATCACGTCAAGCGGAACGGCCCGATGCCCGCCGCGCAACTGCGCCGGCTGATGGCCGGGCTCGCGGAGGCGCTGCGCGACATCCACCGGGTCGGGGTCGTGCACCGGGACCTGAAGCCGAGCAACGTGCTGCTCGCCGAGGACGGGCCGAAGGTCATCGACTTCGGCATCTCCCGGCCCAAGGACAGCGAACTGCGCACCGAGACCGGCAAGTTGATCGGCACTCCGCCGTTCATGGCGCCGGAGCAGTTCCGGCGGCCGCGCGAGGTCGGGCCGGCCGCCGACATCTTCGCGCTCGGGTCGGTGCTGGTGCACGCGGCGACCGGGCGCGGGCCGTTCGACTCCGACAGCCCGTACATCGTCGCCTACCAGGTCGTGCACGACGAGCCCGACCTGATCGGGGTGCCGGAGAGTCTCGCGCCGCTGGTCATGCGCTGTCTCGCCAAGGAGCCGGAGGACCGGCCGACTCCGGACGAGCTCATGCGCGAGCTACGGTCGGTGGCCGCGTCGTACGACACCCAGGCGTTCATACCCACCCAGCGCACGACGGACGGACCTGCTCCGGAGCCCTCTGCCGGGTCGGCCGGGCACGCCGAGGAGAGCGGGGAAACCGCGGCGGCCGAGGAAGCGAAGAAAGCCGCGGAAGCCGAGCGGCCGTCCAGGCGTCGCGCGGGCCGGAAGGCGGCGCTTGGCATCGGCGCGCTCGGACTCGCCGTGGCCGCCGTGCTGGCCTCAGTCCATGCGCTCGGCGGCAGCGACCCCACCCCGCGGAGCACGAGTCCCCGTACCGGCGCGGCCGCCTTCAGCGAGTGGCACACCAAGCCGGCACCCGAGGCGGCGGGGATGCCGCATTGCGCGTACGGCGCGAAGAAGCTGCTCTGTGCGCAGCCCGGCGTGATCTTCGCGCTCTCCCCCATCGACGGGAAGCTGCTGTGGCGGCACTCGGTGGCCACGAGGACGACCAGCGACCCGCCCGTCCTGGCGGCCGGTCTGATCCAGCCCTACACCGACGGCGGCTCGCGTCTGGCGGCGCTGGACCCCGCCACCGGCAAGGAGGTCTGGAAGCGGCGTCTGCCGGCGTCCACGACGGTGCGCTACGTCGGCGGCACGGCCCTGCTCACGGCTGCCGACGGGACGGTCACGGGGCTGGACGCCGCGTCGGGCGGCACCAGGTGGAGCGGGCGGATCGCGGGCCAGAGCCGCCCGGTGTTCGTCTCGTTCCCCGGTGACCCGCTGGCGTACGCGACGAGCACGTCCGACGACGGGTCGGGCACGCGAGTGACGGCCGTGGATCCACTGACGGGTGCCGTGCGGTGGGATGCCCGGTTGAAGGGGACGCTGACGCCGTTCGGCGCCGAGGACGGCTCGCTCTTCTTCCTCTCCGTCGACCGTGTCTACGGGGAGACGACGGCGGTCGTCCGCTACTCACCCGGCTCCGGGGCGGCGCGTCATGTGGCGCTGCCCGTCGCGGCGCCGGGCGCCCACGCCACCGTGCGGGGAGACGTGGTCTATCTGCTGGCCACCGGCGGCTCCCTGGAGGCCGTGAACATGGCGGCGGGCAAGTCGCTGTGGCATCTGGAGACCTCGGTGACCCGCGGCTCGGCGCCGGTCACCGACGGCGCGCACGTCTTCTTCACCGCGGGCGACGGGCGGCTGCTCGCCGTCGACGCCCGCAAGGGCAGACTCGTCGGGCAGACCCCGGCACGGCTGGGCGCGAACTCGGGGCAGGTCGTGGCAGCGCTGCCCGCCCCCGTGATCAAGAACGGGCGTGTCTGCGCCACCGCCCCCGACGGCACCGTCTTCGCCCTGGACGCGCGCGACCCGTCGGCCTGGTGA
- a CDS encoding SH3 domain-containing protein, producing MSVDRVEEVEGADDGEAVATAAATASLRYYSVAPGLRLNVRSGPGTSYGIVRVLPEGAKVAIYCQSPGTTVSGYYGTTNIWDNIGNGEYVSDAYVNTGSDGYVAPRCG from the coding sequence ATGTCTGTTGACCGTGTCGAAGAGGTCGAGGGAGCCGACGACGGGGAGGCCGTGGCCACCGCGGCCGCGACCGCGTCCCTGCGCTACTACTCGGTCGCCCCGGGCCTCAGGCTCAATGTTCGCAGCGGCCCTGGCACCAGCTACGGCATCGTCCGCGTCCTGCCCGAGGGCGCCAAGGTCGCGATCTACTGCCAGTCGCCGGGCACGACGGTGTCGGGCTACTACGGCACCACGAACATCTGGGACAACATCGGCAACGGCGAGTACGTCTCGGACGCCTACGTGAACACGGGCAGCGACGGCTACGTCGCCCCGCGCTGCGGCTGA
- a CDS encoding EamA/RhaT family transporter has product MSDEPSTPDTPAGSTDTGGTPGGPRPEPLRFFGTSWVSHDSGYPGRRAAVAAGSLAAAVASAFVLRFAYQGLQIAGTGSFVNVLVVAMFAICSALAFRNTWDGFGKRLDLDRQASLRGLLAIGFIGSLLAYFFRSLTEAPGEKLHREEYEKARAEYERRSSRRTGNPSKKRRRK; this is encoded by the coding sequence GTGAGCGACGAACCCAGCACCCCGGACACCCCCGCGGGCTCCACCGACACCGGCGGAACCCCCGGCGGCCCCCGCCCCGAGCCTCTCCGTTTCTTCGGCACGTCCTGGGTGAGCCACGACAGCGGTTACCCGGGCCGGCGTGCCGCAGTGGCCGCGGGCTCGCTGGCCGCGGCCGTCGCCTCCGCGTTCGTGCTCCGCTTCGCCTACCAGGGCCTGCAGATCGCCGGCACCGGCTCCTTTGTGAACGTGCTGGTCGTGGCGATGTTCGCGATCTGCAGCGCGCTGGCCTTCCGTAACACCTGGGACGGGTTCGGCAAGCGCCTCGACCTCGACCGTCAGGCCTCCCTGCGCGGGCTCCTGGCCATCGGCTTCATCGGCTCGCTCCTCGCCTACTTCTTCCGCTCCCTCACCGAGGCCCCGGGCGAGAAGCTCCACCGCGAGGAGTACGAGAAGGCACGCGCGGAGTACGAACGCCGCTCCTCGCGCCGCACCGGGAACCCTTCGAAGAAGCGCCGGAGGAAGTAG
- a CDS encoding class I SAM-dependent methyltransferase, translated as MTTTPQPSPTDRAHSFNAAAAQYAANRPSYPPALFDAVEELAARPLAGARVVDVGAGTGIATALLRARGADVVAVEPGEGMAAQFRRALPGIPIVRGSGDALPLADASADFLTYAQAWHWTDPARSVPEALRVLRPGGALALWWNRHALDVEWIAEAAERAGRFFGIDVAAERERAARTELADPSGRLRFTRREVRWSRRVPLATHLDNVGSHSAFLVTPRGPRTAFLDEERAHLLKVFPDGVVEETYDVLLLVAAHT; from the coding sequence ATGACCACGACGCCTCAGCCCTCCCCCACCGACCGGGCCCACTCCTTCAACGCCGCGGCGGCCCAGTACGCCGCGAACCGTCCCTCCTATCCGCCCGCCCTCTTCGACGCCGTCGAGGAACTCGCCGCGCGTCCCCTCGCCGGTGCCCGGGTCGTGGACGTGGGCGCCGGCACCGGTATCGCGACGGCGCTGCTGCGGGCCCGGGGTGCGGACGTGGTCGCGGTGGAGCCGGGTGAGGGCATGGCGGCCCAGTTCCGGCGCGCCCTGCCCGGCATCCCGATCGTCCGGGGCAGCGGGGACGCCCTTCCCCTGGCCGACGCGAGCGCCGACTTCCTCACTTACGCCCAGGCCTGGCACTGGACGGACCCGGCCCGGTCGGTGCCGGAGGCGCTGCGCGTGCTGCGGCCGGGCGGCGCGCTGGCGCTGTGGTGGAACAGGCACGCCCTGGACGTCGAGTGGATCGCCGAGGCCGCCGAGCGCGCCGGCCGCTTCTTCGGGATCGACGTCGCCGCCGAGAGGGAGCGGGCCGCCCGGACCGAACTCGCCGACCCCAGCGGCCGCCTGCGCTTCACGCGCCGTGAGGTCCGCTGGAGCCGCCGTGTCCCCCTCGCCACCCATCTCGACAACGTAGGCAGCCACTCGGCCTTCCTCGTCACCCCGCGGGGGCCCCGGACCGCCTTCCTCGACGAGGAGCGCGCCCATCTGCTGAAGGTCTTCCCGGACGGCGTCGTCGAGGAGACCTACGACGTCCTGCTACTGGTGGCCGCCCACACCTGA